A genome region from Ralstonia solanacearum K60 includes the following:
- a CDS encoding ATP-binding response regulator: MTASLRPLLNKLGLASRAPLELDARAKLLAAVHRGAPMGIAASVVLPVLTLAAFWDSDSRLALAGWCLIMLCLTASGLRFYFGYRYDITRMTLAAHTRKWWTGMRIMSAVGGVAWGSSAGLYLVSPSLEFSSLLMIVIIGVAAGAVLSQAPVPSNLLILGTGILAPHFALAEQAFPEHGLYVRGVLLFFAAFLARHAANIHSTLVREIQLENESRQLARRYQDEKQRALSASEEKSRFLAAASHDLRQPVHALVLLVEALRARNQSETLAPLVEQLASGAQTIDLLFRSLLDLSKLESRKTSPTLEPVDLGEVITEVVQQFLPDARAKGLALTQRIPPLPVFGMAEPVLLRRALFNLLQNALRYTSHGGVMVALRVRQKHLRIEVWDTGIGIAPEHQKDIFSSYYQVENPERDPSQGLGLGLAIYKECVRLLRGTFGVRSVPGRGSMFWMALRPVPAEVKAPLAAQPRSEQKRAVLDQPRFSGVVLVVDDDAQIRKAWHALLEAWGVEVHSAADGPTADELLSRGLRPQIIFCDLRLPGKEDGLQLLERWQVSHPEAHAVLLTGDRNSAALARAEEAGYLLLAKPMDPNMLRVLLKRWLRGRAAEPQVAY, encoded by the coding sequence TTGACCGCCTCGCTGCGTCCTCTTTTGAACAAACTCGGGCTGGCCAGCCGCGCGCCGCTCGAACTCGATGCGCGCGCCAAGCTGCTGGCCGCCGTCCACCGCGGCGCGCCCATGGGGATCGCGGCCTCGGTGGTCCTGCCGGTCCTGACGCTGGCCGCCTTTTGGGACTCCGACAGCCGCCTCGCGCTGGCGGGCTGGTGCCTGATCATGCTGTGTCTGACGGCCTCCGGGCTGCGCTTCTATTTCGGCTATCGCTATGACATCACCCGCATGACGCTGGCGGCGCACACCCGCAAGTGGTGGACGGGCATGCGCATCATGTCGGCGGTGGGCGGCGTGGCGTGGGGCAGTTCGGCGGGTCTGTACCTGGTCTCGCCGTCGCTGGAGTTCAGCAGCCTGCTGATGATCGTCATCATCGGCGTGGCGGCCGGGGCGGTGCTGTCGCAGGCACCGGTGCCGTCCAACCTGCTGATCCTCGGGACCGGCATCCTGGCGCCCCATTTCGCGCTGGCCGAGCAGGCCTTCCCGGAGCACGGCCTGTATGTGCGCGGCGTGCTGCTGTTCTTTGCGGCGTTCCTGGCGCGCCATGCCGCCAACATCCACAGCACGCTGGTGCGCGAGATCCAGCTCGAGAACGAGAGCCGCCAACTGGCCCGTCGCTACCAGGACGAGAAACAGCGCGCGCTGTCGGCCTCGGAAGAGAAGTCGCGTTTCCTGGCCGCCGCCAGCCACGACCTGCGCCAGCCGGTGCATGCGCTGGTGCTGCTGGTGGAAGCGCTGCGGGCGCGCAACCAGTCCGAGACGCTGGCGCCGCTGGTGGAGCAGCTCGCCTCCGGCGCGCAGACCATCGACCTGCTGTTCCGTTCGCTGCTCGACCTCTCCAAGCTGGAGAGCCGCAAGACCTCGCCGACACTGGAGCCGGTCGACCTGGGCGAGGTGATCACGGAAGTGGTGCAGCAGTTCCTGCCCGACGCGCGTGCCAAGGGCCTCGCGCTTACCCAGCGGATTCCGCCGCTGCCGGTGTTCGGCATGGCCGAGCCGGTGCTGCTGCGCCGGGCGCTGTTCAACCTGTTGCAGAACGCGCTGCGCTACACCTCGCACGGCGGCGTGATGGTGGCGCTGCGGGTGCGGCAGAAGCACCTGCGCATCGAGGTGTGGGACACCGGCATCGGCATCGCGCCGGAACATCAGAAGGACATCTTCTCGTCGTACTACCAGGTCGAGAACCCCGAGCGCGATCCGAGCCAGGGGCTGGGCCTGGGGCTGGCGATCTACAAGGAATGCGTGCGCTTGCTGCGGGGCACTTTTGGCGTGCGCTCGGTCCCCGGACGCGGCTCGATGTTCTGGATGGCGTTGCGGCCGGTGCCGGCCGAGGTCAAGGCGCCGCTGGCCGCCCAGCCGCGCAGCGAACAGAAGCGCGCGGTGCTGGACCAGCCCCGTTTCTCCGGCGTGGTGCTCGTGGTGGACGACGATGCGCAGATCCGCAAGGCCTGGCATGCGCTGCTGGAAGCATGGGGCGTGGAAGTGCACAGCGCCGCGGACGGCCCGACGGCCGATGAGCTGCTTTCGCGCGGCCTGCGGCCGCAGATCATCTTCTGCGACCTGCGCCTGCCCGGCAAGGAGGACGGCCTGCAACTGCTTGAGCGCTGGCAGGTCAGCCATCCCGAGGCCCACGCCGTGCTGCTGACCGGCGATCGCAACTCGGCGGCGCTGGCCCGTGCCGAGGAGGCAGGCTACTTGCTGCTGGCCAAGCCGATGGATCCGAACATGCTGCGCGTGCTGCTCAAGCGCTGGTTGCGCGGCCGAGCCGCTGAGCCGCAAGTGGCCTACTGA
- the ileS gene encoding isoleucine--tRNA ligase has translation MSDSKKPTPEKSKYPVNLLDTPFPMRGDLPKREPQWIKQWQDKQLYKKIRAARKGAKKFILHDGPPYANGDLHIGHAVNKILKDMVVKSRGLAGLDAVYVPGWDCHGMPIEIQIEKQFGKGLPVKEVQEKARAYATGQIARQKVDFERLGVLGDWADPYLTMNFRNEADEVRALGKILEKGYVFRGLKPVNWCFDCGSALAEAEVEYADRTDLSIDVGFPFADIDALASAFHVGADMLKAKPGWIVIWTTTPWTIPSNQALNLHPEIEYALVDTPRGLLIVAKERVEACLQSWKLEGSVLATCEGAALSEVRFHHPLAKMDAGYDRTSPVYLGDYVTTDTGTGIVHSAPAYGVEDFQSCKAHNMPDANIINPVMGNGVYASTLPLFGGLSIWDANPKIVEALEASGNLFDAHKYAHSYMHCWRHKTPIIYRATSQWFAGMDVQPNDGNATLRETALAGIDATAFYPSWGKQRLHNMIANRPDWTLSRQRQWGVPMAFFVHKETGALHPHTPELLEQVAQRIEKSGVEAWQALDPRELLGDEADLYEKNRDTLDVWFDSGTTHWHVIRGSHAADLYDASAELADGRLADLYLEGSDQHRGWFHSSLLTASMLYGKPPYKALLTHGFTVDGEGRKMSKSIGNTIAPQEIAGKMGAEIIRLWVASTDYSGELAISDEILKRVVESYRRIRNTLRFLLANLTDYDHAKHALPAEQWLEIDRYAVALTDALQKEILSHYDVYEFHPVVSKLQTFCSEDLGGFYLDVLKDRLYTTAADSVARRSAQNALYHITQAMLHWMAPFLSFTAEEAWQVFAHGTQHTDTIFTSTYYDAPVPQGASALLEKWAAIRNVRGEVTKQLEALRIDGKIGASLQAEVTVSAGDTVYDALASLGDDLRFVLITSAAKLERAPEGGDLLIDVVPSSHAKCERCWHYRADVGHDTAHPTLCKRCTDNLFGAGEQRSAA, from the coding sequence ATGTCCGATTCCAAGAAGCCCACGCCGGAGAAGAGCAAATACCCAGTCAACCTGCTGGATACGCCCTTCCCCATGCGCGGCGACCTGCCCAAGCGCGAGCCGCAATGGATCAAGCAATGGCAGGACAAGCAGCTCTACAAGAAGATCCGCGCCGCCCGCAAAGGCGCGAAGAAATTTATCCTGCACGACGGCCCACCGTACGCCAACGGCGACCTGCACATCGGCCACGCCGTCAACAAGATCCTCAAGGACATGGTGGTCAAGTCGCGCGGCCTGGCCGGGCTCGACGCGGTCTACGTGCCCGGCTGGGATTGCCACGGCATGCCGATCGAGATCCAGATCGAAAAGCAGTTCGGCAAGGGCCTGCCCGTCAAGGAAGTCCAGGAAAAGGCGCGCGCCTACGCCACGGGTCAGATCGCCCGCCAGAAGGTCGACTTCGAGCGCCTGGGTGTGCTGGGCGATTGGGCCGATCCGTACCTCACCATGAACTTCCGCAACGAGGCCGATGAGGTCCGTGCGCTGGGCAAGATCCTGGAAAAGGGCTACGTGTTCCGCGGGCTGAAGCCGGTCAACTGGTGCTTCGACTGCGGCTCGGCGCTCGCCGAGGCTGAGGTCGAATACGCCGACCGGACCGACCTGTCCATCGATGTCGGCTTCCCGTTTGCCGACATCGATGCGCTGGCCAGCGCCTTCCACGTGGGCGCCGACATGCTCAAGGCCAAACCGGGCTGGATCGTGATCTGGACCACCACGCCGTGGACGATTCCCTCCAACCAGGCGCTGAACCTGCACCCGGAAATCGAGTACGCGCTGGTCGATACGCCGCGCGGCCTGCTGATCGTCGCCAAGGAACGCGTGGAAGCCTGCCTGCAGAGCTGGAAGCTCGAAGGCTCCGTGCTGGCGACGTGCGAAGGCGCGGCGCTGTCGGAGGTCCGCTTCCACCATCCGCTGGCCAAGATGGACGCCGGTTATGACCGCACCTCGCCGGTCTACCTGGGCGACTACGTGACCACCGACACCGGTACCGGCATCGTCCACTCCGCACCCGCCTACGGCGTGGAAGACTTCCAGTCGTGCAAGGCGCACAACATGCCCGACGCCAACATCATCAACCCGGTGATGGGCAACGGTGTGTATGCGTCGACGCTGCCACTGTTCGGCGGCTTGTCGATCTGGGACGCAAACCCGAAGATCGTCGAGGCGCTGGAAGCCTCCGGCAACCTGTTCGACGCGCACAAGTACGCGCACAGCTACATGCACTGCTGGCGCCACAAGACGCCAATCATCTACCGCGCCACCTCGCAGTGGTTCGCGGGGATGGACGTGCAGCCCAACGATGGCAACGCCACGCTGCGCGAGACGGCACTGGCCGGCATCGACGCCACCGCGTTCTACCCGTCGTGGGGCAAGCAGCGCCTGCACAACATGATCGCCAACCGCCCGGACTGGACGCTGTCGCGCCAGCGCCAATGGGGCGTGCCGATGGCCTTCTTCGTGCACAAGGAAACCGGCGCGCTGCACCCGCACACGCCCGAGCTGCTGGAGCAGGTCGCCCAGCGCATCGAGAAAAGCGGCGTGGAAGCCTGGCAGGCGCTGGACCCGCGCGAACTGCTCGGCGATGAGGCGGACCTGTACGAGAAGAACCGCGACACGCTGGACGTGTGGTTCGACTCCGGCACCACGCACTGGCACGTCATCCGCGGCTCGCACGCGGCCGACCTGTACGATGCTTCGGCCGAGCTGGCCGACGGCCGCCTGGCCGACCTGTACCTGGAAGGCTCCGATCAGCACCGCGGCTGGTTCCACTCGTCGCTGCTGACCGCATCGATGCTGTACGGCAAACCGCCCTACAAGGCACTGCTGACGCACGGCTTCACGGTGGACGGCGAAGGCCGCAAGATGTCCAAGTCGATCGGCAACACGATCGCGCCGCAGGAAATCGCGGGCAAGATGGGCGCCGAGATCATCCGCCTGTGGGTGGCCTCGACCGACTACTCGGGCGAGCTCGCCATCTCGGACGAGATCCTCAAGCGCGTGGTGGAAAGCTACCGCCGCATCCGCAACACGCTGCGTTTCCTGCTCGCCAACCTGACCGACTACGACCACGCCAAGCATGCGCTGCCGGCCGAGCAGTGGCTGGAGATCGACCGCTACGCCGTGGCCCTGACGGATGCGCTGCAGAAGGAAATCCTGTCGCACTACGACGTGTACGAGTTCCACCCGGTGGTCTCCAAGCTGCAGACCTTCTGCTCGGAAGACCTGGGCGGCTTCTACCTGGACGTGCTGAAGGACCGCCTGTACACCACCGCGGCGGACTCGGTGGCCCGCCGCTCGGCGCAGAACGCGCTGTACCACATCACCCAGGCGATGCTGCACTGGATGGCGCCGTTCCTGTCGTTCACGGCCGAAGAGGCCTGGCAGGTCTTCGCGCACGGCACGCAGCACACCGACACCATCTTCACCAGCACCTACTACGACGCACCGGTCCCGCAAGGCGCCAGCGCGCTGCTGGAGAAGTGGGCGGCCATCCGCAACGTGCGCGGCGAAGTGACCAAGCAGCTGGAAGCGCTGCGCATCGACGGCAAGATCGGTGCGTCGCTGCAGGCCGAGGTGACGGTCTCGGCGGGCGATACGGTGTACGACGCGCTGGCCAGCCTCGGCGACGACCTGCGTTTCGTGCTGATCACGTCAGCGGCCAAGCTCGAGCGTGCGCCGGAAGGCGGCGACCTGCTGATCGACGTGGTACCGTCGTCGCACGCCAAGTGCGAGCGCTGCTGGCACTACCGCGCCGATGTCGGCCACGACACGGCCCACCCGACCCTTTGCAAGCGCTGCACCGACAACCTGTTCGGCGCCGGCGAACAACGGAGCGCTGCCTGA
- the lspA gene encoding signal peptidase II encodes MATRNNGKSKAAGGKSGSGGHGVGPWLGLAVIWILLDQLTKVAITKTFIYGESRPITGFFNLVLAYNRGAAFSFLAAAGGWQRWFFTGLGVAAALFIVWLLRRHSGQKLFCFALALILGGAVGNVIDRVIHGHVVDFLDFHLHGYHWPAFNVADCGICIGAVLLIIDELRRVRR; translated from the coding sequence ATGGCCACTCGCAACAACGGCAAGAGCAAGGCCGCAGGCGGCAAAAGCGGCAGTGGCGGTCATGGCGTGGGGCCCTGGCTGGGCCTGGCCGTCATCTGGATCCTGCTGGACCAGTTGACCAAGGTCGCCATCACCAAGACCTTCATCTACGGCGAGTCGCGCCCCATTACCGGGTTCTTCAACCTGGTACTGGCCTACAACCGGGGCGCGGCGTTCTCGTTCCTGGCGGCGGCGGGCGGCTGGCAGCGCTGGTTCTTCACGGGCCTGGGCGTGGCGGCGGCGCTGTTCATCGTGTGGCTGCTCAGACGCCACAGCGGGCAGAAGCTGTTCTGCTTTGCGCTGGCGCTGATCCTGGGCGGCGCGGTGGGCAACGTAATCGACCGCGTCATCCACGGCCACGTGGTGGACTTCCTCGACTTCCACCTGCACGGCTACCACTGGCCCGCCTTCAACGTCGCCGATTGCGGCATCTGCATCGGCGCCGTGCTGCTGATCATCGACGAGCTGCGGCGGGTGCGCCGCTGA
- the coaBC gene encoding bifunctional phosphopantothenoylcysteine decarboxylase/phosphopantothenate--cysteine ligase CoaBC: protein MELQGKHFVLGLTGGIACYKSAELVRRLTKAGATVQVVMTDAATHFITPVTMQALSGRPVFTSQWDDRVGNNMAHIDLSREADAIVVAPASTDFLAKLAHGLADDLLSTLCIARDCPLLVAPAMNRQMWAAPATQRNAAQLRADDVTLLGPDAGDQACGEIGDGRMLEPEAIVEALAGFFQPKLLRGRRVLLTAGPTFEPIDPVRGITNLSSGKMGFALARAAAQAGADVALVAGPCHQDTPVGVLRIDVQTAQQMHDAVMRELATARTDIFIAVAAVADWRVAQAAGNKLKKQNDTDVPALSLTQNPDILAAVARRADAPFCVGFAAETERLEEFGEAKRRKKGIPLLVGNLGHQTFGRDDNEVALFDATGITRLPRADKLTLARQIVAAIADRVRGARP from the coding sequence ATGGAACTGCAAGGCAAACATTTCGTGCTCGGCCTGACCGGCGGCATCGCATGCTACAAGTCGGCCGAGCTGGTGCGGCGGCTGACCAAGGCCGGCGCCACCGTGCAGGTGGTGATGACCGACGCCGCCACGCACTTCATCACGCCGGTGACCATGCAGGCGCTGTCCGGGCGGCCGGTGTTCACGTCCCAGTGGGACGACCGCGTCGGCAACAACATGGCGCACATCGACCTGTCGCGCGAGGCGGATGCCATCGTCGTCGCGCCGGCCTCCACGGACTTCCTCGCCAAGCTGGCGCACGGCCTGGCCGACGATCTGCTCTCTACGCTGTGCATCGCGCGCGACTGCCCGCTGCTGGTGGCGCCCGCCATGAACCGCCAGATGTGGGCCGCGCCCGCCACCCAGCGCAACGCCGCCCAGCTGCGCGCCGATGACGTCACCCTGCTCGGGCCCGACGCCGGCGACCAGGCCTGCGGCGAAATCGGCGACGGCCGCATGCTGGAGCCGGAGGCCATCGTCGAGGCGCTCGCAGGCTTCTTCCAGCCCAAGCTGCTGCGCGGGCGCCGCGTGCTGCTGACCGCCGGCCCGACCTTCGAGCCGATCGACCCGGTGCGCGGTATCACCAACCTGTCCAGCGGCAAGATGGGTTTTGCGCTGGCGCGCGCCGCCGCGCAGGCCGGCGCGGACGTGGCGCTGGTTGCCGGCCCCTGTCACCAGGACACGCCCGTCGGCGTGCTGCGCATCGACGTGCAGACCGCCCAGCAGATGCACGACGCCGTGATGCGCGAACTGGCCACCGCCCGCACCGACATCTTCATCGCGGTGGCCGCCGTGGCCGACTGGCGCGTCGCCCAGGCCGCCGGCAACAAGCTCAAGAAGCAGAACGACACCGACGTGCCCGCGCTGTCGCTCACGCAGAACCCCGACATCCTCGCCGCCGTCGCGCGCCGCGCCGATGCGCCGTTCTGCGTCGGCTTCGCGGCCGAGACCGAGCGGCTCGAGGAGTTCGGCGAAGCCAAGCGCCGGAAGAAAGGCATTCCGCTGCTGGTCGGCAATCTCGGCCACCAGACCTTCGGCCGCGACGACAACGAAGTCGCGCTGTTCGATGCCACCGGCATCACCCGCCTGCCGCGCGCCGACAAGCTGACGCTGGCGCGCCAGATCGTGGCCGCCATCGCCGACCGCGTCCGGGGCGCGCGGCCATGA
- a CDS encoding bifunctional riboflavin kinase/FAD synthetase — protein MKVFRGLPNAESRAPCALTIGNFDGVHRGHQSLLARARAAADARGLPLTVMTFEPHPREFFMPDRAPTRIALLRDKLESLRRQGVDRVVVEHFNAHFAAQTPAEFVRNVLVDGLHTRWLLVGDDFRFGAKRAGDFTHLQAAGAQFGFEVEQMGSVSESGIRISSSAVREALAAGDLEHARRLLGHGYAISGHVVHGQKLGRSLGFPTLNLRISHRKPAVSGIFIVQVHGLADKPLPAVASIGVRPTVDDSGRVLLEVHLFDYHANAYGKLVRVEFMKKLRDEARFDSLDALKDAIARDCVDARHFFGLAIPPAGESPALRRDFATSATDRIQ, from the coding sequence GTGAAAGTCTTTCGCGGCCTGCCCAATGCCGAAAGCCGCGCGCCCTGCGCGCTGACCATCGGCAACTTCGACGGCGTGCACCGCGGCCACCAGTCCCTGCTGGCCCGCGCGCGCGCGGCGGCCGACGCGCGCGGACTGCCGCTGACGGTCATGACCTTCGAGCCGCATCCGCGTGAATTCTTCATGCCGGACCGCGCGCCCACGCGCATCGCGCTGCTGCGCGACAAGCTGGAAAGCCTGCGCCGCCAGGGCGTCGACCGCGTGGTCGTGGAGCATTTCAACGCGCACTTCGCCGCGCAGACACCGGCCGAGTTCGTGCGCAACGTGCTGGTCGACGGCCTGCACACGCGCTGGCTGCTGGTGGGCGACGACTTTCGCTTCGGCGCCAAGCGCGCGGGCGACTTCACTCACCTGCAGGCCGCCGGCGCGCAGTTCGGCTTCGAGGTCGAGCAGATGGGCTCGGTGTCGGAGAGCGGCATCCGCATCTCCAGTTCCGCGGTGCGCGAGGCGCTGGCCGCCGGCGACCTCGAACACGCCCGCCGCCTGCTCGGCCACGGCTACGCCATCAGCGGGCACGTGGTGCACGGGCAGAAGCTCGGCCGCTCGCTGGGTTTCCCCACGCTGAACCTGCGCATCTCGCACCGCAAGCCGGCCGTGTCGGGCATCTTCATCGTGCAGGTGCACGGCCTGGCGGACAAGCCGCTGCCCGCCGTCGCCAGCATCGGCGTGCGCCCGACCGTGGACGACTCCGGCCGCGTGTTGCTGGAAGTGCATCTCTTCGATTACCACGCCAACGCGTACGGCAAGCTCGTGCGCGTCGAATTCATGAAGAAGCTGCGCGACGAAGCCCGCTTCGATTCGCTCGACGCGCTGAAGGACGCGATCGCCAGGGATTGCGTCGATGCGCGCCATTTCTTCGGCCTGGCCATCCCGCCGGCCGGCGAATCACCCGCCCTGCGGCGCGACTTCGCCACCTCGGCCACCGACCGAATTCAGTAG
- the dut gene encoding dUTP diphosphatase, with protein MKLDVKILDARLHEQLPQYATPGSAGLDLRACVDAPLTLEPGSTHLIPTGMAIHLADPGYAALILPRSGMGHKHGIVLGNLVGLIDSDYQGQLMISTWNRGSTAFVLNPMERLAQLVIVPVVQAELNIVDAFAESERGAGGFGSTGRH; from the coding sequence ATGAAACTCGACGTCAAGATCCTCGACGCCCGCCTGCACGAACAACTCCCGCAATACGCCACGCCCGGCAGCGCCGGCCTGGATCTGCGCGCCTGCGTCGATGCCCCGCTCACCCTCGAGCCCGGCAGCACGCACCTGATCCCGACCGGCATGGCCATCCACCTGGCCGACCCGGGCTATGCGGCGCTGATCCTGCCGCGCTCCGGCATGGGCCACAAGCACGGCATCGTGCTCGGCAACCTGGTCGGCCTGATCGACTCGGACTACCAGGGCCAGTTGATGATCAGCACCTGGAACCGCGGCAGCACCGCCTTCGTGCTGAATCCGATGGAGCGCCTGGCGCAACTGGTGATCGTGCCGGTGGTGCAGGCCGAACTCAACATCGTGGACGCATTCGCGGAAAGCGAGCGCGGCGCCGGTGGCTTCGGCAGCACCGGTCGGCACTGA
- the purN gene encoding phosphoribosylglycinamide formyltransferase, which translates to MKNIVILISGRGSNMEAIVRACQAEGWPGRIAAVISNRPDAAGLRFAASHGIATAVVDHKAFPDRDSFDAALAEAIDGVAPDLVVLAGFMRILTPGFVQRYAGRLLNIHPSLLPCFPGLHTHEQALAMGVKVHGATVHFVTAELDHGPIVLQAAIEVRAGDTPDSLAARLLEREHVIYPRAVRWFVEGRLHVERGVVRVSPEASQLVFGADEREAV; encoded by the coding sequence ATGAAAAATATCGTCATTCTCATTTCCGGACGCGGGTCGAATATGGAAGCCATCGTCCGCGCGTGCCAAGCCGAGGGCTGGCCGGGGCGTATCGCCGCCGTGATCTCCAACCGCCCGGACGCCGCCGGCCTCCGGTTTGCCGCCTCACACGGCATTGCCACCGCCGTGGTCGACCACAAGGCTTTTCCCGATCGCGACAGCTTCGATGCCGCGCTGGCCGAGGCCATTGACGGGGTCGCGCCGGACCTGGTGGTGCTTGCGGGCTTCATGCGCATCCTGACGCCGGGCTTCGTGCAACGCTATGCAGGGCGCCTGCTCAATATCCATCCGTCGCTGCTGCCTTGCTTCCCTGGACTGCATACGCATGAACAGGCGCTGGCCATGGGCGTCAAGGTGCATGGCGCGACGGTCCATTTCGTGACCGCCGAGCTGGATCACGGCCCGATCGTGCTGCAGGCCGCCATCGAGGTGCGCGCCGGCGATACCCCGGATTCGTTGGCGGCGCGCTTGCTGGAGCGGGAGCACGTGATCTATCCGCGTGCCGTGCGCTGGTTCGTCGAAGGGCGGCTGCATGTGGAGCGCGGGGTGGTGCGCGTGTCGCCGGAGGCGTCGCAGCTCGTGTTCGGCGCTGACGAGCGGGAGGCCGTATGA
- a CDS encoding LLM class flavin-dependent oxidoreductase, with translation MSSDTAVRLSILDQSPVIHGHSARDAIAATVDLAQMADALGYTRYWCAEHHGLRGVSNPAPEVMIARVASATRHLRVGSGGVMLPYYSPFKLAEQFRLLEALFPNRIDLGVGRAPGGDMRTAQAVAMGEYNRGDRFPQQVQALIWHLSGTLPPDHPAYGVVLQPEIDTRPELWMLGSSDFGGALAARLGIRFAFAHFINPHIGHIVAQQYRTDFAPGFEPRPYSAAAVFVIAADTEAEARRCEAAIDLRRVQMALGVNGPIPTIEQAEAHIHTERDQAIIARERPRSLIGTPESVAEQMLALKERFVADELIVLTVAPNYQARMRSYELLAQAFALPSPASATQPSARSA, from the coding sequence ATGAGCAGCGACACCGCCGTCCGCCTGTCCATCCTCGACCAGAGCCCGGTCATTCACGGCCACAGCGCGCGCGATGCCATCGCCGCCACGGTGGACCTGGCGCAGATGGCCGACGCGCTCGGCTATACGCGCTACTGGTGCGCCGAGCACCACGGCCTGCGCGGCGTCAGCAACCCGGCGCCCGAGGTGATGATCGCCCGCGTGGCGAGCGCGACGCGCCACCTGCGCGTGGGGTCCGGCGGCGTGATGCTGCCCTACTACAGCCCGTTCAAGCTGGCCGAGCAGTTCCGGCTGCTGGAGGCGCTGTTCCCCAACCGCATCGACCTCGGCGTCGGCCGCGCGCCCGGCGGCGACATGCGCACCGCGCAGGCCGTCGCCATGGGCGAGTACAACCGCGGCGATCGCTTCCCGCAGCAGGTGCAGGCGCTGATCTGGCACCTGAGCGGCACGCTGCCGCCCGACCACCCGGCCTACGGTGTGGTCCTCCAACCCGAGATCGATACCCGGCCCGAGCTGTGGATGCTGGGCTCCAGCGACTTCGGCGGCGCGCTGGCCGCGCGGCTCGGCATCCGTTTCGCCTTTGCCCATTTCATCAACCCGCACATCGGGCACATCGTCGCGCAGCAATACCGCACCGACTTCGCGCCCGGCTTCGAGCCGCGCCCGTACAGCGCCGCCGCCGTCTTCGTGATTGCCGCCGATACGGAAGCGGAAGCGCGCCGCTGCGAGGCCGCGATCGACCTGCGCCGCGTACAGATGGCGCTCGGCGTCAACGGCCCGATCCCGACCATCGAACAGGCCGAAGCGCATATCCATACCGAGCGCGACCAGGCCATCATTGCGCGCGAGCGCCCGCGCAGCCTCATCGGCACGCCGGAATCGGTGGCAGAGCAGATGCTCGCGCTCAAGGAACGCTTCGTCGCCGACGAGTTGATCGTGCTGACCGTCGCACCGAACTACCAGGCGCGCATGCGCTCGTACGAACTGCTGGCGCAGGCGTTTGCGCTACCATCTCCGGCTTCCGCCACCCAACCTTCGGCCCGCTCCGCATGA
- a CDS encoding response regulator encodes MTSSLRSLLVVDDHPLALSGTTTFLAHALPEIQVHAAIGRRQALALIDEGIRPDVVLLDVWLSDCTGFDAMRELRGKLPEARFAFMSAENTPEIVAKAQALGAIGFIGKHADAHAFSQAVAGIFGGASSFPSEDDLGTANGKSGASHGIPITPAELGLTPRQGSVLALLLEGLPNKSIARQLGLTENTVKEHVSAILQRLGVRTRIQIISRMERFRLTGSA; translated from the coding sequence ATGACGAGCTCGCTGCGTAGCCTGCTGGTGGTCGATGACCACCCTCTCGCCTTATCTGGCACGACCACCTTTCTTGCGCACGCCCTGCCTGAAATCCAAGTCCATGCGGCCATCGGCCGGCGCCAGGCCCTGGCGCTGATCGACGAGGGCATCCGCCCGGACGTCGTCTTGCTGGATGTCTGGCTGTCCGATTGCACGGGTTTCGACGCGATGCGCGAACTGCGTGGCAAGCTGCCCGAGGCACGCTTCGCCTTCATGTCGGCCGAGAACACGCCGGAGATCGTCGCGAAGGCGCAGGCGCTGGGCGCCATCGGGTTCATCGGTAAACATGCCGACGCGCACGCGTTCTCGCAGGCGGTGGCAGGCATTTTCGGCGGAGCCTCGTCGTTCCCGTCGGAAGACGACCTGGGCACGGCCAACGGCAAGAGCGGCGCCTCCCACGGTATCCCCATCACGCCGGCCGAGCTGGGCCTGACGCCGCGTCAGGGTTCGGTGCTGGCGCTGCTGCTCGAAGGACTGCCGAACAAATCCATCGCACGCCAGTTGGGCCTGACGGAAAACACCGTCAAGGAACACGTCTCGGCGATCCTGCAGCGGCTGGGCGTGCGCACGCGCATCCAGATCATCTCGCGCATGGAGCGCTTCCGCCTGACCGGCTCGGCCTGA